From a single Lineus longissimus chromosome 16, tnLinLong1.2, whole genome shotgun sequence genomic region:
- the LOC135500367 gene encoding FMRFamide peptide receptor frpr-18-like encodes MLTPTYEDEVTSSFDFYVKMIQRYAYPIMVVIGLFGNTLSFIILSMPSNRKNIMGFYLRVLAVCDTFALNFFLVPRWVFNVWPVYLKNASLGSFACILHYYVSFTFCPTSNSLILLIALDRFLVVRFPLKAPQWCTMKKAKILVAIDLIVHILIYIPNVLRTASKDENGYYVICGMPPGASWYIFGFKIVNALDVAIPMGSLFFINVAIILTLRKHSAGLKDSTGGKGSKRSKQERSLTVMLLIVALSLMLFILPYTLDFIAWDIFLTGRLAREPSLKHLRSFTYEIGFALSQLNNSLNFFMYLASSQKFRKDIHRLFSGKLGSFMSLTTSSTTGPKSTNVHSTQ; translated from the coding sequence ATGTTGACGCCAACATACGAGGATGAGGTTACTTCATCCTTTGACTTCTACGTCAAGATGATCCAGCGCTATGCCTACCCAATCATGGTCGTCATTGGCCTGTTCGGGAACACACTCAGTTTCATAATCCTCAGCATGCCCTCTAACCGAAAGAACATCATGGGCTTTTATTTGAGAGTCTTGGCGGTGTGTGATACTTTCGCCCTCAACTTTTTCCTTGTGCCGCGTTGGGTTTTCAATGTGTGGCCAGTATACCTCAAAAACGCATCCCTTGGGAGTTTCGCGTGTATTTTACATTACTATGTTTCGTTTACTTTCTGTCCGACATCGAATTCCTTGATTCTCCTGATCGCTCTGGACAGATTCTTGGTGGTGAGATTCCCCTTGAAGGCGCCACAGTGGTGTACAATGAAGAAAGCAAAGATCCTTGTCGCTATAGATCTAATCGTACACATCTTGATATACATTCCGAACGTACTGCGTACGGCAAGTAAAGATGAAAACGGGTACTACGTAATTTGTGGTATGCCGCCTGGTGCATCTTGGTACATATTCGGTTTCAAAATCGTCAACGCACTAGATGTGGCAATCCCAATGGGCTCGCTATTCTTCATCAATGTCGCCATTATTCTCACCTTACGGAAGCATAGTGCAGGCCTGAAGGACAGCACAGGAGGCAAGGGGTCGAAACGTTCAAAACAGGAGCGATCCTTGACTGTCATGCTTTTGATAGTTGCCCTATCTTTAATGCTATTTATCCTTCCGTACACCCTCGATTTCATTGCTTGGGATATATTCTTAACCGGCCGCTTAGCAAGAGAACCATCCCTAAAACACCTCAGGAGTTTCACGTACGAAATAGGCTTTGCTCTATCTCAATTGAATAattctttgaattttttcatgtATCTCGCCAGCAGTCAAAAATTTAGAAAAGACATACACCGCCTTTTTAGTGGAAAACTAGGCAGTTTTATGTCTCTGACCACTTCCTCTACAACTGGACCGAAGTCGACAAACGTACACTCTACGCAATAA